A genomic region of Trifolium pratense cultivar HEN17-A07 linkage group LG3, ARS_RC_1.1, whole genome shotgun sequence contains the following coding sequences:
- the LOC123918739 gene encoding RING-H2 finger protein ATL73-like, translated as MAKNHSQSPIPCNNDHNHNHEQVAGFDWMVLVAAILCAIICALGLNTMLQCAFQCLGRVVTEPIQWIATRRLNSGIKKKEMVTLPTSTYCDDLGSPSSSSSCVICLGEFCNGDQIRFLPKCNHYFHVVCIDKWLLSHSSCPTCRNLTQV; from the coding sequence ATGGCGAAAAATCATTCTCAATCTCCCATACCATGTAACAATGATCACAACCATAATCATGAACAAGTGGCTGGTTTTGATTGGATGGTTCTCGTAGCAGCTATTCTATGTGCCATTATTTGTGCTCTTGGTCTTAACACTATGTTACAATGTGCTTTTCAATGTCTTGGTCGTGTAGTAACTGAACCTATTCAATGGATTGCTACTAGGAGGTTGAATTCAGGaatcaagaaaaaagaaatggTAACTTTACCAACTTCAACATATTGTGATGATTTAGGTtctccatcttcatcttctaGTTGTGTTATTTGTTTGGGTGAATTCTGTAATGGAGATCAGATAAGGTTTTTACCAAAATGTAATCATTATTTTCATGTTGTTTGTATTGATAAGTGGTTGTTGTCTCATTCTTCTTGTCCTACTTGCAGGAATCTTACTCAAGTTTAG